Proteins encoded by one window of Salvia splendens isolate huo1 chromosome 5, SspV2, whole genome shotgun sequence:
- the LOC121803953 gene encoding uncharacterized protein LOC121803953 yields MRFGHKGKLSLRYIGPYDIVERVGPLAYRLALPPELEQIHNVFHFSMLRRYRYDPSHVLRDPDTQISENLSYIEEPRTPSPSPSPPPSPIQYEPHSPILMENDGENNNEDPTIRELRLQLAVMQRQLDEQNARPVPVQNQTGSEDANKHLTKFIQISNTVKANGVTDEQVRLRLFPFSLKDEARDWYDSMGPNSVPTWDAMVELFLEKYYPPSEALKRQAEVIQYKMHPQENIMEAWKRFKHLMRRCPNHGLTPGQQILTFYRGGTLEAMRELNMSAGGSLLKLGEAEALEVIERVASNDDGWRNDRGKSYRVASTSDNDRMDAISKQLEFITDKLGYMGMSQVGTEMQQGVEDVNYVHQGGNNRNFNNYRPNQGGGNYNHYGNKVHPNLSYGNPNNAMQPPPGFQLSNDQIVEPKKDELKDVLMAFMKQTGECMKDSNKRLVQVEANVNDLNIHMKSIDNQISRISQAVGIQHQPGQFPSQTVVNPKDFKDCKAINLRSGKSYEGPTMPTEKEGISKEERVVEEVVEEEEAVEEVPPPKASTVIPAPPAEIKIPFPQRVQKKKLDDHFSRFLDIFRKVHINIPLVEALQQMPSYAKFLKELISKKRRWVEHETVNLTESCSAIIQKKLPAKMKDPGSFTISCIVGDSQVGKALCDLGGSINLMPFSFFQKLKIGTLRPTTITLQMADRSVSYPRGIVEDILVKVNNFIFPVDFVVLDMEEDRHVPLILGRPFLATGKAMIDVQKGELTLRLNDESVTFSIYNALQRHDDEDAKRVEHCNMVEVVDDCVRGMARTISPQDQLERCLSQSIFSPYYTDVIEPNDELLNFVGALNSAEEVPRFQQKFQPLRDPNEEEKK; encoded by the exons ATGCGATTTGGACATAAAGGTAAGCTGAGTCTTCGTTATATTGGGCCATATGATATTGTCGAAAGAGTTGGACCGTTAGCGTACAGGTTAGCATTACCTCCAGAGTTAGAGCAGATTCATAATGTTTTTCACTTCAGCATGCTTCGACGTTATCGATATGATCCTTCACATGTTCTGAGAGATCCTGATACACAGATTTCTGAGAATCTGAGTTACATAGAGGAACCA AGAACTCCATCACCCAGTCCATCTCCACCTCCATCACCTATCCAGTACGAGCCTCATTCTCCAATTCTAATGGAGAACGACGGGGAGAACAACAATGAGGATCCTACCATTCGTGAACTCCGTCTGCAGCTGGCTGTCATGCAGAGGCAATTGGATGAGCAGAACGCGAGGCCAGTGCCCGTACAGAATCA GACAGGTTCAGAAGATGCCAACAAGCACCTCACCAAGTTCATACAGATCAGCAACACAGTGAAGGCGAATGGGGTCACAGATGAGCAAGTTCGCCTCCGATTATTTCCATTCTCTTTGAAAGACGAGGCGAGGGACTGGTATGACAGCATGGGTCCTAATTCTGTGCCCACATGGGATGCAATGGTGGAGCTGTTCTTGGAGAAATACTATCCACCTAGCGAGGCACTCAAACGCCAAGCTGAGGTCATTCAATACAAGATGCACCCTCAGGAGAATATCATGGAGGCTTGGAAAAGGTTCAAGCATCTGATGAGAAGATGCCCCAATCACGGGCTAACTCCGGGACAACAAATCTTAACCTTCTACAGGGGAGGCACGCTGGAAGCAATGCGTGAACTAAACATGAGCGCCGGAGGATCTCTCTTGAAATTGGGGGAAGCTGAAGCACTTGAAGTGATTGAGAGGGTGGCTTCAAATGATGATGGATGGAGAAACGACAGAGGCAAATCTTATAGAGTGGCATCCACCTCCGATAATGATAGGATGGATGCAATATCCAAGCAGCTGGAATTCATAACTGACAAGCTGGGGTATATGGGAATGAGTCAAGTTGGGACTGAGATGCAACAAGGAGTAGAAGATGTGAACTATGTTCATCAAGGTGGCAACAACAGAAATTTCAACAATTATCGCCCCAACCAAGGAGGAGGCAATTACAACCACTATGGGAACAAGGTGCATCCCAACTTGTCCTACGGGAACCCGAATAATGCCATGCAACCACCACCCGGATTCCAGTTATCAAATGACCAAATCGTAGAACCGAAGAAGGATGAGCTGAAAGATGTGCTAATGGCCTTTATGAAGCAAACAGGAGAGTGCATGAAGGACTCCAACAAACGGCTAGTGCAGGTTGAAGCTAATGTGAATGACCTGAATATTCACATGAAGAGCATCGATAACCAGATCAGCCGGATTTCACAGGCCGTGGGTATTCAGCATCAACCGGGCCAATTTCCATCACAAACGGTTGTAAATCCTAAAGACTTTAAGGATTGCAAAGCCATTAATCTTAGgagtggaaagagctatgagGGCCCAACCATGCCTACAGAGAAGGAGGGGATCTCTAAAGAAGAGAGAGTTGTAGAAGAAGtggtggaagaagaagaagcagtgGAAGAGGTGCCACCTCCTAAGGCGAGTACCGTGATACCTGCACCCCCTGCTGAGATCAAGATCCCTTTTCCACAGCGCgtgcagaagaagaaactagATGATCACTTCTCTAGGTTTCTTGACATATTCAGAAAGGTGCACATCAACATTCCGTTGGTAGAGGCGTTACAGCAAATGCCTAGCTATGCAAAATTTTTGAAGGAATTGATCTCCAAGAAGCGGAGGTGGGTGGAGCACGAAACCGTCAACCTGACAGAGAGCTGCAGTGCTATTATCCAGAAGAAATTGCCCGCTAAGATGAAAGACCCTGGAAGCTTCACTATATCATGCATCGTGGGGGATAGCCAAGTGGGCAAGGCTCTATGTGATTTGGGAGGGAGCATTAACCTTATGCCTTTCTCATTCTTTCAGAAGTTGAAGATTGGGACACTGAGGCCCACTACCATCACACTCCAGATGGCCGACCGATCTGTGTCGTATCCGAGGGGGATTGTTGAAGATATACTCGTCAAAGTCAATAATTTCATATTCCCCGTGGATTTTGTGGTGCttgatatggaggaagaccggCATGTCCCTCTCATCCTGGGAAGACCTTTCCTCGCTACAGGGAAGGCAATGATTGATGTGCAGAAGGGAGAGCTCACACTCCGACTTAATGATGAAAGCGTCACATTCTCTATCTACAATGCGTTGCAAAGACATGATGACGAGGATGCAAAGAGAGTGGAGCACTGCAACATGGTTGAAGTGGTCGATGACTGTGTGAGAGGGATGGCCCGAACCATCTCTCCACAAGACCAATTGGAGCGATGCCTATCGCAATCTATCTTTTCTCCTTATTATACTGATGTTATTGAGCCTAATGAcgaattattgaattttgtaGGAGCTCTTAACTCGGCTGAGGAAGTCCCAAGGTTTCAACAGAAATTTCAGCCATTAAGGGACCCAAATGAGGAGGAAAAGAAATAG